GTAATCGCCCGTGCAGGGCTGGAGCGCCTTGATATTTCGCTGGCGATGGACCTTGAAAAGCGCATCGTGTGCACGATCCTTTACCTCGCGGGCCTGAGCGTTGCGTGGTGGTTCGGGGATCGCGGGCGAAAGGTGGGCAAATGATGAATGATCTGAATTTCCTCGGCAAGGACCTTGATTTCTTCCTTTTCGGGCTGGACACGGTGCAGGCGGAAGTCGTGCTTCCTGATTGCAGTTCGTGGACGTTCCCGGCGTATTTTGACCAGCCAAACGAGGTTTTCGGACTCGTGGGCAAAATGCACGGCAATTCGAGCAGCTCGGACTTTGATCTCCAGATGGAGGACTGTCGCCTGACCTGCAAAAGTGTCGACGCCGTGGGTATTCCGCGCGGTGCGAGCATCGTGATCGGCGAGATGGCTTTTACCGTGGAGCGCGTTTTGCCAGACGGCACGGGGATTAGTTCCATTTTGCTCTCTGATGGCAGTGTGAGCGTGTACGAATGAAGCTCTTTCTTGACGGGCCAGAGCGCGAATGTGAGCGGCTGGCGCTGGAATTTGCCGCAACAGAAAAGCAGATTCAGGCCGCAAGCCGCCGGGCCGTGTCCAAACTTGGGCGCTGGATGAGGTCGGCAATCCTGCGGGAGAGTTCCCGCGATACGGGGATGCCGCGAAAAGCCTTGAAGGGCCGACTCAAAATGTCGGAGGACAGGGTTGCCGCGTCCACACGCGTCTGGGTTGGGCGGAACGCGATTCCGCTTTCGGCGCTGAACCCGCGCCAGACTCGAAGCGGCGTCACGGCCGGGCCTGTGCAACGTCGACACGCGTTTATGCTGCCGGGGCGTCGTGGACCAGTCTTTAAGCGAGAAGGCCGGTCACGCCTGCCGATTTCCGTGCAGTACGAGGATATTTCCAAGGACATTGAACGCGTGCTGCAAACAGAGATTTATGCCGAAGCAGAGCGGAAATTTTTGCATTTCTTTCGGCAGGAGCTGCGCTGGGAAAAAGTGAAGGAAGGCCGCTCATGATTGAAGATTTGCACGCCGCGCTTGTGGCGGAGCTGAAAGCGATACCTGGCATGCAGGACGTGTGCGATTACGGTCACGCGACAAAGCTCAAAACGCCCGCCGCAATTGTAAATCTGGCGGAAATGCGGGCCGATTATTCCGGGCTGGATGCCACGGGGCGGCTTCCCCTTGTCTGTCGCTGGGAGATTTTTCTGGTGCTTGGCAACACCGCCACAAATCAGGCTCTGAAGCTTCGCACTTTGGCTGCGCATGTAGCGCACATGATCGACGGGAAAAGCCTTGTGTGTGGCGCGCCAGAAGCAGCTTTTGTGTCTGCGGAACCAAATGAATTTGAGCCAAGCTTTGAGCACGCCAAGAGCTGGCGGGTGGAGTTTGAGCAGATGCTGTACCTTGGCGAATCCATGTGGAGCGACGAGGGCGCACCGCCAGAAAAGGTTTTTGCATCCTATGCGCCGCTTATTGGGGCCGCGCATGAGGACAAATATTTCGAGGTGAAAGATGAGCTTCCAGATCTCGGAGCTTGAGCGCAGGCTTGCCGGTCTCATTCGTTTTGGGACGGTTGAGGCGGCGGATTATGCCCGCGCCCGCGTGCGGGTGCGCATGGGCGAAGCGGTGACGGACTGGCTCCCGTGGCTCACGCTCCGGGCCGGGAATGATCGCTCGTGGTGGGCCTTGGAGCCGGGCGAGCAGGTCCTTGTTTTGTCTGTGTCCGGGGATACTTCGCAGGGCGTTGTACTTGGAAGCATCTTCCAGCAGGTGCACCCCGCACCGGCATCCTCAAAAGACCTTGACCGGCGCGAATATTCCGACGGTGCCGTAATTGAATACGACCGCAAAGCGCATCGCCTGCGTGCAAACATTCCCGGAGACGCTGAGCTTGTTGCTTCTGGCGATATTTCGGCCAATGCCGGGAAGAATATCACGGGCACGGCAGGAACAAAGGTGGAACTCACAGCCCCAAGCATCACGCTGAACGGGGTGATCTTTTTGAACGGCCCGCTCACGCAGGGCGGCGGATCTGGTGGCGGCAATGCGGAATTTCGCGGCAGTCTGCGCACAACCGGGGAAATTCACTCCGAGGATGACGTGACTTCGCGTGTTTCGCTGAACGGGCACACGCACCCTTGCCCACACGGCGGAAACACCGGGGCACCGTCATGATGGGCGTGAATGCAGAAAACGGGAAAAGTCTTTCCGGACGGGCGCATTTGCGCCAGTCCATCCGCGATATTTTGACCACGCCGCTCGGCTCGCGAGTCCTGCGCAGGGACTACGGCTCACGCCTTCCGCGCCTTGTGGACGCGCCGCTCAATCATGAAACGCAGATAGAATTTTATGCAGCAACGGCCGAGGCTCTCGCCAAATGGGAGCCTCGCTTTCGGCTGGAGAAAGTGCAGGTGGACCGCTCCGGTTCCGGGCGCATCGTGCTTGAACTTACAGGCGTGTACCTGCCAGACGGCAAGCCCATTCACATGGACGGAATACTCGGATGAGCGGATTTTCAGACATTGATCTCTCGCAGCTCCCAGCGCCTGCTGTTCTGGAGGAGCTGAGCGCCGAGCAGATACAAAGCGAAATTTTGGCCGAGTACCAAGCGAAAAACCCAAAACACACGGCCCTCGTGGAGTCTGACCCGCTTTTCAAGCTCATTGAGGTGTTCACATACCGTGAACTTTTGCTGCGCCAGCGCGTGAACGATGCCGCGCGGCAGGTTCTTCTGGCCTATGCGACCGGCTCTGATCTGGACCAGCTCGCGGCCTTGGTTCCCATGCAGCGAAAAATCGAAGATCCCGGCGACCCTGATGCATATCCGCCTATACCAGTGCTTTTAGAGGATGATGCGAATTTTCGCAGGCGTGTGCAGCTTGCTCCGGAGGGCTTTAGCACGGCCGGACCTGATGGCGCGTATATCTTTCATGCGATCGCCGTGAGTGGCGTTCGGGACGCGGCTGTAAGCAGCCCAAAGCCCGGCGAGGTGCTCGTGCATATTCTCGCCAGTGACGGGGATGGAACGCCAAGCCCGGAGCTGGTGAAAACCGTGAACTCCGCGCTCAATGCCCGCGAGACTCGACCCCTCACAGATCAGGTCATTGTGAAGCCTGCGGAGCTTGTGAGCTACAGCGTTGACGCGGTGCTGCATGTTCGTCCCGGGCCGAGTGCCGAAGAGGTCGAAAGCGCAGCACGTGAAGCCCTGAAAAGCGCCGTGGCGCAGGCACATGTGCTGGGTGCAGGTATGCCGCTTTCGAAGATTTACGCAGCCTTGCAGGTGGAAGGCGTGGCGCGTGTGGAACTCACTAGCCCGGCGGCGGATGTCGCCTGCACTGCGAGTCAGGCCGCACTCTGTACTGCGCAAAATGTGAGCGTGCAGCGTGGCTAATCTGCATTTGCTTCCACCCAACGCAACGCCCGCAGAACGGGCTTTTTCTGAGGCCACAACCCGCATTGACCGAATCCCGGTGCCCATTGCCCGGCTCTATAATCCGGATGATTGTCCGGTGGAATTTTTGCCGTGGCTTGCATGGGCGCTTTCCGTGGATGCGTGGGAAAGCTCGTGGAGCGAGGCGCAAAAGCGGGCAGCCGTGAGAAATGCGATCTGGATTCACAAGCACAAGGGCACGCGCGGCGCGGTTGATCGCGCTGTCCGGGCGCTTGGCTACCGGGTGAGAATCCGCGAATGGTGGCAGGAACGGCCAAAAACAGAGCGCTTCACCTTCACCATTGATATCGAGGTGGATGATAGGGGCGTTTCGCCGGATTTGTACGCCATGCTTACGCGCGTGGTGCTCAAGGCGAAAAATACGCGCTCGCACCTCACGGGCTTTCAGGTGACGGAAAGCGTGCAGGGCGGGTGCTCTGTAGGCGGTGCCTTCCAGAGTGGCGAAGAACTCACCGTGCTTCCGTGGATGACCCACGAGGTTCAGCAAAGCACGAATCTCTCCGCAGCCTGTGCCATAACTGAATATTTAAGCATTACTGTCCAACCGCGATGAGGAATGAATGCCCCAGAATTACTTTGTTATTTTGACTGACATTGGCCGCGCCAAGCTTGCCAATGCCTTGAGCCTTGGGCGGCAAATCTCGCTCACCCATATGGTCGTGGGTGATGGGAATGGCTCCGCCGTGACGCCCGATGCTTCGCGAACATCCCTTGTTCATGAGGTCTATCGAGCGCAGCTCAACGCGCTTCGGCAGGATGAGGAGAATCCAGCCTACCTTGTGGCTGAGCTGGTAATCCCGCCAGATACTGGCGGCTGGACCCTGCGGGAAGCGGGTTTTCTGGATGCTGACGGTGATCTTTTTGGCATCGGCAACCTTCCAGAAACATACAAGCCCCAGCTCGCCGAAGGCTCGGCCGCAGAGCTTCGGATTCGTCTGACGCTCGAAGTGGGAGAGCGTGCCCCTGTGCAGCTCAAAATTGACCCTACGGTGGTACTTGCGAGCCGAAAGTTCGTTGAACTGGAGGTCGGAACCCTTCGCGATGTGATGACGAATCACATTCAGGACAAAAGCGATCCGCACGACACACTGCCCGATGGCGGCAGCCGGGGCGATTTGCTCATTCAGGGCCGCGATGGCTTGGAATGGCAGGAAGCCGGAGCGCGGCACCTTTCGACAACGGTGAAGGCGACTCCCGGTGAATATCATTACGTGAAGCCCGCTCATTTGAAATTTATTGAGGTGGAAGTCTTGGGTGGAGGCGGCGCAGGCGGTGGAGCCAAAGGCGGGAGTTTTGCGTCCTGCGGTTCTGGCGGAGGCGCTGGGGGCTGGGCCAAAGCTGTGATTATGGCCTCGCGGCTTGGTGCTGATGAAACGTACACGGTGGGTGCTGGAGGCGTGGGGCAGGCAGCCGTTCGCGCCAGCAACCCCGGCGGCACAAGCTCTTTCGGCTCTTTCGTGAGCGCAACCGGAGGCCGTGGCGGATTTGGAATGGATACGAATTTTGAAGGAAGCGACATGCACCCGGACGGCGGGCGCGGTGGTCACGGCGTTGGCGGCGATGTGAATGCGACCGGCAGCGCAGGCGGCGGAACGGCCGTCATGGGCGCGCTGCACAACGCGTCCGGGATTGGTGCCCCCAGTTTTTACGCTGGCGGCGGGCTTTCTCTGTCGAATGGAAATAGCACAAAGGACGGCGAACCCGGCACCCTTGGCGGTGGCGGAGGTGGCGCAAACGTGGACAATTCAGCCATTGACGGCACCGGCGGAAACGGTGGCGATGGCCTTGTTATTATTCGGGAGTTTGTTTGATGCACGCCCTGATCTGGGAAAATGAAGTCATACAGATTGAAGAAAATGCTTTCCCTGTGGCGCTTCCGCTTCGCTGGGCGAGCTGTGACGGCTCGTGTCGCGTGGGTGATCGCATAGGCGAGAGCGGCCAGATTGTCCCCCAGCGTTTTGAGCCGGGCGTTGATGACTTGGCCGGGGATGTTCGCCGCGAGCGTGACGCCCGGCTCCGGGCCTGCGATCCTCAGGCGCTTCCTGACTACCCACATGAAAGCGATGGCTCGGAACAGGCGTGGCTCGCGTATCGCCAAGCCCTGCGAGATTTGCCGTCGCTTCCTGGCTTCCCGTGGGGCGGCGTGTCTGACCCCGCGATACCGTGGCCCCAAAAACCAGAAACACCCGCAGCAAGCGAGGAATAAACGATATGCCCGAACAGTTTTTGCACGGCGTGGAGGTCGTGGAGCTGGACTCTGGACCCCGTCCAATTCAGACCGTGAAAAGCTCTGTTATTGGACTGGTAGGAACAGCTCCAGACGCTGACGCCAGCGCTTTTCCCGTGAATACGCCAGTGCTCATTGCAGGCAACAGAACCGAAGCCGCGAAGCTCGACACAACCGGCAACGGCGAAGGCACGCTTCCGGCGGCCATTGATGGAATTTTTGACCAGACCGGCGCGGCCGTGGTCGTGATCCGCGTCGAGGAAGGCGATACCGACGCAGCCACGCAGACCAATATGGTTGGCGGAACAGACGCGACCACAGGCCAATATACGGGCGTTCACGCGCTGCTTAGCGCAAAGTCTGCCCTTGGACTCAGCCCTCGCATTTTAATCGCTCCGGGGCACACGCACCAGCGCGCCTCGGACCCGGATAGCGGCGACGGCGGAAAACTGAAAAACCCCGTAGTGGCGGAACTGGAAGGCATCGCGGACAAGCTCCGGGCCGTGGTGATTGTGGACGGCCCGAACACCACCGACGCCGAAGCGCAGGCGGCCATTTCTGACTTCGGAACCGCCCGCATTTACATGGTCGACCCATGGGTAAAAGTCTTTCGTGGCGGGGCCTACGCGGACGAAGCACCGTCCTCGCGCGTGGCAGGACTCATTGCCCGAATCGACAACGACAAGGGCTTTTGGTGGTCTCCGTCGAATCAGCAGATTTACGGCATTGCCGGGACTTCTCGCGGAGTGGACTTTGCCCTTGGCAGCACCAACTGCCGCGCGAATCTCCTGAATGAAAAGAATATCGCCACGATTATCAATGAAGAGGGCTATCGGCTGTGGGGCAATCGCACGGCCTGCTCTGACAAAAAGTGGGCATTCCTGTCTGTGCGCCGCACGGCGGACATGATCAACGAAAGCATTCTCCGGGCGCATCTTTGGGCCGTGGATCGCAATATCAGCAAAAATTACATGGAAGCCGTGGTCGAGAGCGTGAACGCCTACCTTCGGCACCTGACGGCGATCGGGGCCGTTCTAGGCGGTTCGTGCTGGGCTGACCCGGAGCTGAACACCAAGGACCAGATCGCTAAGGGCAACGTGTTTTTCGACTTTGATTTTACGCCACCGGCTCCGGCCGAGCACGTGACGTTTCGTTCACATTTGGTGAACGATTACCTTGAGGAGGTCCTGAAATAATGGCGGCCAGCAAGCTTTTAAAGAATTTTGCGCTGTTCGTGGACGGGCGCGGATACGCCGGAGAATGCGAGGAACTCCAGCCCCCGGCGCTCTCGCTCACAACTGAGGATTTCCGCGCGGGCGGCATGGATACGTCAATCCCGATTGACATGGGCATGGAGAAGCTGGAGGCGTCTTTTGTGATGCCTATGCAGGACGCGGATTTGCTCGCAGCCTTTGGCGTCATTGAAAATAACGGGATTCAGATGACGGCTCGCGGCGAGCTGAAAAGTTTGGATGGCTCAAGCGAAGCCGTGACCCTGCAAATGCGCGGCACGGTGATCAAGATTGAGTCAAGCGCGTGGAAGTCCGGTGAGCTGGCGAAAAACACGTACACGCTGGGGCTGAATTATTACAAACGCGAGCAGGGCGGAAAGGTCCTGCATGAGGTAGATGTCCTGAATATGAAACGAATTGTAAACGGTGTGGACCAGCTTGAAAAAGCCCGTGCCGCAATGGGAATTTAAGAATGAGCGTTGAAATTACTCTGAGCGAGGCCGTCACGGCAAAGGGCGTTGTTTACGAGGCGTTAACCATGCGCGAGCCGCGTGTCCGGGACTCGCTGAACGCGGACAAATTCAAAGGCTCTGACGGTGAAAAAGAGGTGCGCATGTTCGCCTCGCTTTGTGAGGTCCCGCCGGAAGTTTTTTATGACATGACGCTCCCGGATTTTAAGAAGGTGCAGGACGCGTTTTCCGGTTTTTTTTCCTAGGCGCAGACGCTGCCCGTGAGCTGGTGATGCAGCTTGCTTCGCTCACGGGCTGGACCCTTTCCGAATTCCTCGCGCTTGAGTGCTCCGAGCTTGTGGCGTGGGCAAAAGCAGTTCCTCAATGAAGAAAAATCTTTCCTCAGTCGTTAAGTTTAACGCGGTCGTTGGCAGCTCGTTTCGGGCTGCCTCGGCGACCGTTCGCGGCGATCTGTCGCACGTGAGCGAGGCCTACCGGACTATCAAAGGGCAGCAGGAAAAGCTGCACCGGTTTGCGGGCTTTGACATGAAGGGCCTCGCGCAGGCCCGTCGGGACATGAAAAACGCCGCAAAGGACCTTTCGCGGCTGGAGGCTGAACTTGCGGCCACGGCCAAGCCGTCCAAGAAACTGACGCGGGAATTTGAGCGCGCTCAGCGGAAGGCGAAGCGCACGTCAAAAGCCTATCATTCGCAGAAAAACGAGCTTTCCACGTTAAGCCGCCAGCTCAGGCGCGCGGGTGTGAACACGCGTGATCTTGAGGGCGAATTTGACCGCATGGGGCAGGAGGTCGCCAAGGCAGAGCGCAAGCTCAAAGCCATGAAAGGCGTACTGGACGCGGATATTGGCGGAAGCTTTCGCAACGTAGCCGGTCAGGTTGGACGCCTTGGCACTGCCGTTGGCGCGGGCGTCGGCGTCGTAGGCACCGCCGTGACCATGACAAACAAGCTTACCTCGGAACAAAGCGCGCTGGCGCAGGCTCTGGGCGTTTCAGCCAATGGCTTGGCCGCGTGGGGCGGCTTGGCGAAAGAAGCCGGGTTTGATGCGGATACGGTGGGCGATCTTTTTGAAGAGCTGAACAATAAGCTCGGCGAGTCGGCCGGGCTTGGTGAAATTACGCCAGTGACCGAATCTTTGCAGATTCTTGGACTCAGCTTTGAAGAGCTTCAGGGACTCAAGCCAGAACAGCAATTTGAGCGCGTGGCAGAAGCCATTCAAAAGCTCGACGATCACGCGCAGGCCGTATCAGCCGCCGATATTCTGATGGGCGGTGAGGCGAACAAATTCTTTGGCTACCTGAGAAGCCGAAAGCAAGGCGTGGGAGAACTGCTCGACCAGCAAAAGCAGCTGAATGTCCTGTCTGATGAAGGGCGCGAGGGCGCGAAGAAATACAACGTGGCTTTCGGGCGCTTCTCTACGGTGGTTTCGTCGACCACGCAGGAAGTTTTCGGGCTGATTGGCGGGGCGCTGGCTCCAATCGTGGAAAAATGGGGACCAAAACTCGCGGACTGGGTGCGGGAAAATCGCGACGAATTTGTGAAGCTGGGGCAGAGCGTCGAGCGCGCTGTGCCTGTGATTTTGTCCTTTGGCCGGGGCTTGTTCAAGGTCATAAGTTTCGTTGGGAGCGCCATGAACGGGCTGGCGTCGATCTTTGGCGGCTTTGAGAACTTAGCCATTGCTGTGGGCGTGGCACTTACGGCAAAAACCGCCGTAGGCCTGTTCTCATTTGGGCAGTCACTTTTTGCCGCAGGGCAGGCAATTGCGCCCTTGGCGTCGGCAGCGATTCCTGGACTCATTGCCGGAATTAAGGCCGTGGGCTTTGCTATGATGAGCACGCCTCTCGGCTGGATTATTGGCGGCGTAGCGGCGCTCTGTGCTGGCGTCTGGCGGCTTGTTTCCGTCTGGGACAGGCTGAAAAAAGCGTTCTCCACGGGCGGCGTCTGGGGCGCTGTGAAAACCTTTTTTGGCTTTGGCGATGATGAGGAGGAGCCGAAAAAGGCGGTTCCGGGCGCGGCCATGCAAAGCGCTCCAAAGCCGATGGGACAAGGCTTTTCAGTAGCTCCCGTGACGCGGGCAAGCTCGCCCTCTGCACAGGCTGCAACGGCACCTTTGCCCATGCAGACCGCGTCGAAAAGCCAGAGCGTGCAGGTGGATGTGGGCGGGATTACGGTTCACGCTGCGCCGGGGCAGGACCCGGAAGCCATTGCCGACAAGGTACTGGAGAAATTTCAAGCCCTGCAAAGGGATGCCCAGAATCGGGCGCTCTACGATTACGCATGATTATGATGAAAATAGGCGACTATGCTTTTTCGGTGAATAGTGCCGCGTATCAGAGTTTTGAGCGCAGTACGGCCTACGCGTGGGCCGCGCAGGAGCGAATGGGACGCGAGGCTGCATTACAATTTGTAGGTGTGGGCGAGGACTCGATTACGCTTACAGGCGTGGTTTTCTCAGGAGGTCCGGCACAGGCCGAGAAAATGCGGCAGGAAGCCGCGCAGGGTAAACCATTACTTTTTGTAGATGGTACCGGAAAAATCCACGGGCTATGGGTGATTTTGTCCGTGGGCGAGACCGGCAGCGTGTTCTTTGCCGACGGCGTGGCGCGCAAAACGGAGTTCACCTTGAAGCTGAGGTATTACGGGGAGACCTGATGCAATATCGAACAAAGGCGGGCGATATGCTCGATGCGGTGTGTTTTGATTTTTATGGCCGCACTGCGGGAGTTGTGGAGAAGGTTCTTGAAGCCAACCCACGGCTTTCGGAGTGCGGCCCTGTTTTTGAGGCGGGCGTTTTGATTGAGCTGCCAGAGCTTCCAGACCCAGAACCAAGCGAAGGGGTGAGCCTGTGGGATTAGAAAAGTACGCGCCCGCGTTCCGCATTGTGGCGGACGGGGATGACATTACGGCCGTGATTCGAGAGCGGCTGATTTCGCTGAGTCTGACCGATGAGGCCGGGATGCAGGCAGACAGTTTGACCGTGGAGCTGGACGACTCCGCGCCGCAGATCCGGTTGCCGAGAACCGGGGCAGAGCTGCGCGTGTGGCTGGGCTATGGCGAGCAGGTGGAGTTTATGGGGCTGTATGTCGTGGACGGCGTGACGCTCTCCGGGCCGCCAGAAAAAATGGTGCTCAAGGCGTCAGGAGCGCCGTTTGAACAAAGTCGGGCGTATAGTCAGCTCCAAGATCAGAAAACGCGTTCATGGGTTCCGGGCGAGCTGCGGGAACTGGTGGAGACCGTGGCCGCAAAGCACGGGCTTGAGCCTGCAATCGGAAAGGACCTGAAAAGCCTTGCGCTGCCGCACTTGGATCAGATTGCGGAAAGCGACATGAACCTGC
The window above is part of the Desulfobaculum bizertense DSM 18034 genome. Proteins encoded here:
- a CDS encoding head-tail joining protein, with the translated sequence MMNDLNFLGKDLDFFLFGLDTVQAEVVLPDCSSWTFPAYFDQPNEVFGLVGKMHGNSSSSDFDLQMEDCRLTCKSVDAVGIPRGASIVIGEMAFTVERVLPDGTGISSILLSDGSVSVYE
- a CDS encoding phage baseplate assembly protein V codes for the protein MSFQISELERRLAGLIRFGTVEAADYARARVRVRMGEAVTDWLPWLTLRAGNDRSWWALEPGEQVLVLSVSGDTSQGVVLGSIFQQVHPAPASSKDLDRREYSDGAVIEYDRKAHRLRANIPGDAELVASGDISANAGKNITGTAGTKVELTAPSITLNGVIFLNGPLTQGGGSGGGNAEFRGSLRTTGEIHSEDDVTSRVSLNGHTHPCPHGGNTGAPS
- a CDS encoding GPW/gp25 family protein — encoded protein: MMGVNAENGKSLSGRAHLRQSIRDILTTPLGSRVLRRDYGSRLPRLVDAPLNHETQIEFYAATAEALAKWEPRFRLEKVQVDRSGSGRIVLELTGVYLPDGKPIHMDGILG
- a CDS encoding baseplate assembly protein, with the protein product MSGFSDIDLSQLPAPAVLEELSAEQIQSEILAEYQAKNPKHTALVESDPLFKLIEVFTYRELLLRQRVNDAARQVLLAYATGSDLDQLAALVPMQRKIEDPGDPDAYPPIPVLLEDDANFRRRVQLAPEGFSTAGPDGAYIFHAIAVSGVRDAAVSSPKPGEVLVHILASDGDGTPSPELVKTVNSALNARETRPLTDQVIVKPAELVSYSVDAVLHVRPGPSAEEVESAAREALKSAVAQAHVLGAGMPLSKIYAALQVEGVARVELTSPAADVACTASQAALCTAQNVSVQRG
- a CDS encoding phage tail protein I, producing MANLHLLPPNATPAERAFSEATTRIDRIPVPIARLYNPDDCPVEFLPWLAWALSVDAWESSWSEAQKRAAVRNAIWIHKHKGTRGAVDRAVRALGYRVRIREWWQERPKTERFTFTIDIEVDDRGVSPDLYAMLTRVVLKAKNTRSHLTGFQVTESVQGGCSVGGAFQSGEELTVLPWMTHEVQQSTNLSAACAITEYLSITVQPR
- a CDS encoding phage tail protein; translated protein: MPQNYFVILTDIGRAKLANALSLGRQISLTHMVVGDGNGSAVTPDASRTSLVHEVYRAQLNALRQDEENPAYLVAELVIPPDTGGWTLREAGFLDADGDLFGIGNLPETYKPQLAEGSAAELRIRLTLEVGERAPVQLKIDPTVVLASRKFVELEVGTLRDVMTNHIQDKSDPHDTLPDGGSRGDLLIQGRDGLEWQEAGARHLSTTVKATPGEYHYVKPAHLKFIEVEVLGGGGAGGGAKGGSFASCGSGGGAGGWAKAVIMASRLGADETYTVGAGGVGQAAVRASNPGGTSSFGSFVSATGGRGGFGMDTNFEGSDMHPDGGRGGHGVGGDVNATGSAGGGTAVMGALHNASGIGAPSFYAGGGLSLSNGNSTKDGEPGTLGGGGGGANVDNSAIDGTGGNGGDGLVIIREFV
- a CDS encoding tail fiber assembly protein → MHALIWENEVIQIEENAFPVALPLRWASCDGSCRVGDRIGESGQIVPQRFEPGVDDLAGDVRRERDARLRACDPQALPDYPHESDGSEQAWLAYRQALRDLPSLPGFPWGGVSDPAIPWPQKPETPAASEE
- a CDS encoding phage tail sheath C-terminal domain-containing protein, whose protein sequence is MPEQFLHGVEVVELDSGPRPIQTVKSSVIGLVGTAPDADASAFPVNTPVLIAGNRTEAAKLDTTGNGEGTLPAAIDGIFDQTGAAVVVIRVEEGDTDAATQTNMVGGTDATTGQYTGVHALLSAKSALGLSPRILIAPGHTHQRASDPDSGDGGKLKNPVVAELEGIADKLRAVVIVDGPNTTDAEAQAAISDFGTARIYMVDPWVKVFRGGAYADEAPSSRVAGLIARIDNDKGFWWSPSNQQIYGIAGTSRGVDFALGSTNCRANLLNEKNIATIINEEGYRLWGNRTACSDKKWAFLSVRRTADMINESILRAHLWAVDRNISKNYMEAVVESVNAYLRHLTAIGAVLGGSCWADPELNTKDQIAKGNVFFDFDFTPPAPAEHVTFRSHLVNDYLEEVLK
- a CDS encoding phage major tail tube protein, with amino-acid sequence MAASKLLKNFALFVDGRGYAGECEELQPPALSLTTEDFRAGGMDTSIPIDMGMEKLEASFVMPMQDADLLAAFGVIENNGIQMTARGELKSLDGSSEAVTLQMRGTVIKIESSAWKSGELAKNTYTLGLNYYKREQGGKVLHEVDVLNMKRIVNGVDQLEKARAAMGI
- a CDS encoding phage tail assembly protein is translated as MSVEITLSEAVTAKGVVYEALTMREPRVRDSLNADKFKGSDGEKEVRMFASLCEVPPEVFYDMTLPDFKKVQDAFSGFFS
- a CDS encoding phage tail tape measure protein, yielding MKKNLSSVVKFNAVVGSSFRAASATVRGDLSHVSEAYRTIKGQQEKLHRFAGFDMKGLAQARRDMKNAAKDLSRLEAELAATAKPSKKLTREFERAQRKAKRTSKAYHSQKNELSTLSRQLRRAGVNTRDLEGEFDRMGQEVAKAERKLKAMKGVLDADIGGSFRNVAGQVGRLGTAVGAGVGVVGTAVTMTNKLTSEQSALAQALGVSANGLAAWGGLAKEAGFDADTVGDLFEELNNKLGESAGLGEITPVTESLQILGLSFEELQGLKPEQQFERVAEAIQKLDDHAQAVSAADILMGGEANKFFGYLRSRKQGVGELLDQQKQLNVLSDEGREGAKKYNVAFGRFSTVVSSTTQEVFGLIGGALAPIVEKWGPKLADWVRENRDEFVKLGQSVERAVPVILSFGRGLFKVISFVGSAMNGLASIFGGFENLAIAVGVALTAKTAVGLFSFGQSLFAAGQAIAPLASAAIPGLIAGIKAVGFAMMSTPLGWIIGGVAALCAGVWRLVSVWDRLKKAFSTGGVWGAVKTFFGFGDDEEEPKKAVPGAAMQSAPKPMGQGFSVAPVTRASSPSAQAATAPLPMQTASKSQSVQVDVGGITVHAAPGQDPEAIADKVLEKFQALQRDAQNRALYDYA
- a CDS encoding phage tail protein; this translates as MIMMKIGDYAFSVNSAAYQSFERSTAYAWAAQERMGREAALQFVGVGEDSITLTGVVFSGGPAQAEKMRQEAAQGKPLLFVDGTGKIHGLWVILSVGETGSVFFADGVARKTEFTLKLRYYGET
- a CDS encoding tail protein X is translated as MQYRTKAGDMLDAVCFDFYGRTAGVVEKVLEANPRLSECGPVFEAGVLIELPELPDPEPSEGVSLWD